GTGGACACACACGGGTAACGCAACATGTTACAACGTGTATTCTATGAGTCTAATTATAGTGGGAAAGTATTGTTTATTATAGAGAATTATGGAGGAATTTGACACAATCAGCACATAACACAGCACACAAGAAGACAAGACGAGGATCCCAGCATGAGCTTTGAATGTAAGACCGGTTCTAAGTGTTCCATTATGGCCCTTTGAAGCCCCGgtccagggggggtggggggacaggGTAGAGCCCCCCTGCAGTGGGTCGCCTCTGACAGTCCAGCACAGCATGGACCTTTCTGAGCACATTCAAAATGTCCTTAAATGGGTTCTGTCCAACCCCAACGATCCGACCAGAACCAGGCGGCAGATTAAATGAAAGCCTTTTCAGTACAAAACAGACATCGTAACATTGACCCCAAAGCCTCTCATTCTGTGTTCAAAATATAACCGCTGCCCACCGTGCTTATAGTTTTCCACCATCCCAGTATCACTGTCCCTGTTCCCAGTATCCCTGTTCCCAGTATCAGGGCCATCCCAGTATCACTGTCCCTGATGCCAGAATGCAGTGTAGCAGAATGAAGTGTAGTAGTGTGTATTATAATGTGTAGTAGTGTGCCAGTGTCTATGagagtgtgtagcagtgtgtattatagtgtgtattagtgtgtcaGTGTCTATTAGAGTGTAGTATAATATGTAGCAGTGCGTTAGTATCCAttagagtgtgtgttagtgtctttaatagtgtgtagcagtgtctATTatagtgtgtattagtgtgtcaGTGTCTATTAGAGTGTAGTATAATATGTAGCAGTGCGTTAGTATCCAttagagtgtgtgttagtgtctttaatagtgtgtagcagtgtctATTAGAGTGTGTAGTAGCGTGTCAGTGTCTATGAGAGTGTGTAGTAGCGTGTCAGTGTCTATGAGAGTGTGTAGTAGCGTGTCAGTGTCTATGAGAGTGTGTAGTAGTGTGCCAGTGTCTATGagagtgtgtagcagtgtgtattatagtgtgtattagtgtgtcaGTGTCTATTAGAGTGTAGTATAATATGTAGCAGTGCGTTAGTATCCAttagagtgtgtgttagtgtctttaatagtgtgtagcagtgtctATTAGAGTGTGTAGTAGCGTGTCAGTGTCTATGagagtgtgtagcagtgtgtcagtgtctatGAGAGTGTGTAGTAGCGTGTCAGTGTCTATGAGAGTGTGTAGTAGCGTGTCAGTGTCTATGAGAGTGTGTAGTAGCGTGTCAGTGTCTATGagagtgtgtagcagtgtgtattatagtgtgtattagtgtgtcaGTGTCTATTAGAGTGTAGTATAATATGTAGCAGTGCGTTAGTATCCAttagagtgtgtgttagtgtctttaatagtgtgtagcagtgtctATTAGAGTGTGTAGTAGCGTGTCAGTGTCTATGAGAGTGTGTAGTAGCGTGTCAGTGTCTATGAGAGTGTGTAGTAGCGTGTCAGTGTCTATGAGAGTGTGTAGTAGCGTGTCAGTGTCTATGAGAGTGTGTAGTAGCGTGTCAGTATCTATGagagtgtgtagcagtgtgtaccTCCGTGAGCATGATCAATCCGACCAGGAAGGAGACCGTGGCCACGGCCAACAGGAAGAGCTCTCGTCGGTTCTTCCTCCGGAACACGCTGGGGTACATGTCCACGATGGCCGTCACCAGGCTctccacgcacacaaactggTTCAAAACGGAAATTAAAGAGACATAAACATTACACACGCGTCAACGATGGCGGTCGCCAAACTCTCCCACAAACTACCCAGCGAGAAGAAGATACAACATATGATAAAACAGAAACTAGATAAAGAATAAAGATGTCAAGAATGTCTAGATGGACATctgacacacaaagagagaagtAGCAATTAACACATCTAATAAACAACATTCAAATTAGAACCATTACTTTGAACTCCACTAGGGAGTGAGCAGGGAGGTGGGTGCCCAATTTTTCCTAAGGGGGGCACTCTATTTCCTGTCCCGTTATGGTCAACGGGAGTGTTCTTGCTCAAGGTTGTCTCCATGgtaatcaggtgtgtgtgtgtgtgtgtgtgtgtgtgtgtgtgtgtgtgtgtgtgtgtgtgtgtgtgtgtgtgtgtgtgtgtgtgtgtgtatgtgtgtgtgtaggcgcgTACCTGGCTGTCAAGGCCGAGGAAGACGATCAtgatgaagaagagggaggccCAGACGGGAGAGAAGGGCATCATGGACACGGCTCGGGGGTACGCGATGAAGGCCAGACCGGGACCTGATCCCAGACCGCCGTTCATCCGTTCATAAAGGGGGTGAGGGGAACACGGGGAAAGCATGAATGCATCGTCGAGGAAGACCCCGGAAAACAGCGTGACTTTATCTCGTCTGGTTCTGATCAGACGAGTCGTTTGAGCTTAGCATCTTATCCCAGCTGTCTGTTGCATAcaaggaatgggttaacctaacgatTGTCGGTGCTTGGTTCTTGGTTCTATGaaatctttactgtaccgacagccatAAAATGTTGTTTctatttcttctgacaaatgtacttattgtaagtcgctttggataaaagtgtcttctaaatgccctgaatgtaaaatcTAAATGGAGATGTGAGCGACTTGAACCGttccgtctgcctctctctgtttttGCCTAATGCGAGTAAGCTTTGTTTTCCTCCTGTGGTGTCTCGGTTTCGGGGCTAGGTTTGGCTCGCAGGGGGGTGAAGGTTCAACATTATGTCCTCGGTCCGAGCCTCAACGGTGGATGCTTTAAGCTGCTTCTCTAGCATGGGATTTTGGAAGCGAGGAAGTGATTCCTCGTGCCCATTGTCCCTCGCTTCCTCGCTTCCTAAATCACCAAATATTATTTTTGGGGGATCGCTCTCCCTCGCTTCCTTGCTTTCTAAATCTCCAAACACAAGAACGCAACCCATGTACAACGTACATCGTGCTCGTCAGCTCTTTCTACGACTGGACGGTTCGTCAcgctacttcctgctttaaCGTTGCGTCTGTTCATACTACTTCCTGTCGGTTCACGCTACTTCCTGGTCTAACGTCGCATCAGTCCCAGCACAAGTCTCAGTCCATACTACTTCCTGTGATGACGGGGGACTCACCGGAGGCCGCCACCTCGGAGATGTCTACGTTCTGCTCGTAGGCCATGAAGCCCAGGATGGAGAAGATGGCGAAGCCGGCGATGAAGCTGGTCGCGCTGTTCAGGAAGCACAAGTACAGGCAGTCCCTGGAAACAGGAAGCACAGCACACATCAGAGTATGTCAAAGATTAGATGAGCCCTTAGATCACATGTGTCACATCTCGCCCTTTCTGTTGATTACTTCACTCCCTGTCCTTATGTTTCCCTGATTGTCCTCACTCACCTTAATTGGTTTTCACCAGTCCCTCGTTAACATTCCCCTCCAGTAGTGTACTTTGTCTGCTTTTTTCCCTTCCTCTGTGCCAGTTCGTCTTTGTTCTTTATATCAAACATCCAAGCATTTTCCTAGAGATATTTAACGGTTCCCGGTTTTCTGATTCCTTCCCGTTGACTCCCGTCTACGCCTTGGTCTTCTCCCTGCAGGATTGTTTGCCTGATCTCCAACTGATTTCACCTTGCACTgctctgaaccaatcagagcacagccAGCCTGTGCTCTGCCAGCCTGTACCTTTGCCTAGCCTGCTCCAACGTTAACAGATAAAGGGAGACAGTACCTTTacaatatttttgtcttttatCTTGAACAGTTAAGTTTTGTGCTGAAACTGGACGTACTtgtagcagttgttgttgtactTGTTGTAGCTTCCGAGAGCCGTCAGAGAACCCAGACAGATGGCGTAGGAGAAGAAGATCTGGGTACCAGCGTCCAtccacacctacaaacacagacattacaaacacagatacaaaacattaccacacaaacacaatacattacaaacacaatgaaaattAGTCAACaagaattttttttaacaacagaACATCAATGACAACACATCACATGCCACTCATTTTAACGTGCGTCACTGATTGGCTGTGTGTTCGTTTGATGGCATCTCCATAAGGTGTTCATCTCTAACCCTGTTACTTTAAAGGTGTCGGTGTGGGTGTAACAGTAACAGGGTAACTGTTACACCTACCCCATCCCTGGGctaggtgaggtgaggtgttaTGGCATGCACGCGTTCTCTGATATTGAAGACAGTGAGATGTAGCGTGCATGTCTGTAACGCATTTCAGCTACAACACTGATTAACACTTgggaaagctgtgtgtgtgtgtttcataacCTCCGTCATAACGCCTGTTGTAACCGCTTCCGCTAACAGAGTCTCGTGATGCTGTTCATCGTGGTATACTGACAGCGATTGGAATGTGCGGGTGGCTGGGTGCACTGAGCCACGGGACGGGCAGCCAGACATCCGCCTGGGTCCACGCTTCAATCACTTTGAAAGATTAACAGGAGTGTTTCATTTATCAACGCACAACCTTAATCCTGGAGAGGCCAgtacttgtgtgcatgtgcctgtgtgcgtgtgtgtgtgtgtgtgcgtgcgtgcgtgcgtgcgtgcgtgcgtgtgtgcgtgtgtgcgtgtgtgtgtgtgtgtgtgtgtgtgtgtgtgtgtgcggcacgttccatgtgtgtgtgtgtgtgtgtgtgtgtgtgtgtgagagtgcgagtgcgtggttgatggctggttaacgagcctcacctggcccgagtcagccTGATGAGTGGTTGGTTGAGGCTACACACCTGCGCTGCAttgatcaatcaatcaatgcaGCGCAGGTTCAACCGGCCCACCAATCAGGAGAGATTTGACACAACCTGCTCAGATTGGAACATTTTACTGTTACCGTTACTATGCCACCCACTCAGCAATAAACCGGTTTACTCAACATCAACCTGGTCGTCAGGGGAGCCCGGTAAACCCCCCCCTATAGGAGGCGTGTCGCTGGCAGGATGGCGACTGGTGTTGATATATACCCGTGGGGCCTGTGCGttcctttgcgtgtgtgtgtgtgtgtgtgtctttgtgtatgagtgtgtgtctttgtgcgtgtcgGGCGCACCTGGGGGTCTGCCAGCCGGCCCAGGTCCGGGTAGAGGTAGAACTTGATCCCGATGGCGGCGCCGGGCAGAGTCAGCCCGCGGATCAGCAACACGATCAGCATGATGTAGGGGAAGGTGGCGGTGAAGTACACTacctgcgcacgcacacacgcaggcacacacacaggcacgcacacacacaagtcagaCCTCGGATCAGCAACACGATCAACACGAGTCGGGGGTAAGGTGGGGGTGAAGTACactacctacacacacacacaagcacacatacacacagacacacacgcaggagcacacacaaacacgcagacacaaatacgcacacacacacacacacacacacacacacacacacacatgcagacacacacacacacacagacacacacacacaggcacacacacacagacaatgagATCATCACATCAtgatgtgagtgtgatgatgGGGAGTCTATTTTGAGTCACGTGGTGGTCAGATTCTGCTTTAGGGGCGGAGTCAGGACAGAGtctgggcggggcctgggggggggtctggacgGGGTCTGGGCGGAGTCAGGGGGAATACCCACCTTCCCTGTGGACTTGACACCCTTCCAGATGCAGAAGTAGCACATGATCCAGGCGATGAAGAGGCAGAGGGCCAGGTCCCAGTTCAGAGAGCCCATCTGATCGATACCTGGGGAGATCCTCAGCACTCTGCGtctggaggaaggagggggaggaggaggtgttagaggaggaggaggaggtggaagaggaggaggaggaggaggaggaggaggaggaggtgggagaggaggaggaggtggaggaggaggaggaggaggtgggagaggaggaggaggtgttggaggaggaggaggaggaggaggaggaggtgttggaggaggaggaggaggtgggagaggaggaggaggtggaggaggaggaggaggtgttggaggaggaggaggtgttggaggaggaggaggaggaggaggaggaggaggaggtgttggaggaggaggaggaggaggaggaggaggaggaggtgttggaggaggaggaggtggaagaggaggaggagggagaggaggagggggaggaggaggaggtagaggtggaggaggaggaggaggaggaggaggtagaggaggaggaggaggaggaggaggaggaggtgttggaggaggaggaggaggaggaggaggtgggagaggaggaggaggtgggagaggaggaggaggtgttggaggaggaggaggaggaggaggaggaggaggaggaggaggaggtagaggtggaggaggtagaggaggaggaggaggaggtgttggaggaggaggaggtgggagaggaggaggaggaggaggaggaggaggtggggaggaggaggaggaggaggaggaggaggaggtggaagaggaggaggaggtgttggaggaggaggaggtggaagaggaggaggaggaggaggaggaggaggaggaggaggaggagggaagaaggaggaggagggaagaaggaggaggaggaggtgttggaggaggaggaggtgtaagaggaggaggtgtggatGAATTACTCACTCCCAGAACTCGAGAACAGGCGAGGTGGCATTGGGGTCGACGGTGGTGTTGATGAGGTCGTTCCTTCTCTGGAACTCCACACAATTCACTGAGGAGCAGAGACACCTTCTTACTGCCTGTCTCCCTTTGACCCTACATGTCTGCCTGTTCCTCTGTTAGTAATTGTCAGATGCTTTGTTAACATCAGAATGTTTCTCTATACAACCTATTATTTCTTAGTGAGATGCTTAGTGtatggtgggtgtgtgtgtttgtgtatgtgtgtggtgcgcGAGTCTGTGTGGATGCTACGTATCGTTTCATCTATCTATCCACCTATCTCACTCCCCCGTTTGCCTATCTCTCTCCATCGTTGGTCCATCCGCCCATCTCTCCCTGCATCCCTCTGCGTTGCCATGGCTACCTGTGTTCCAGGTGTTGTTGCAGCTGGACCAGGCCAGGTCCCAGGAGAAGGAGTAGGACAGGTAGAATATGCCCCAGGCCAGCACGATGATGTAGTAGAAGTTCAGCAGGGCCACGATCACCTGGGTACCGTACCCCAGGCCTGACCACAGAGACGTTTAATGCTGTCGTTAATACTTTTAAGGAGAAATGTTCATTATTATACATTCACTACCAGTATTCTTTCATATTAACACGTTATCAATATTCAATATTATCATTAAGTAATCTGATCaatattcattattattcattCACTACCAGTATTCATTCATATTAACACGATATAAATATTCAATGCATTAATATAAAGTTATTGATAGGTTAACAACATGTTTTGATCAAAGTCTTTTTCCTCTTCCCTGCCTCCTGGTTGCTAGTTCCTATCTTCTGTCTCTTACCTCCTATAACCTACTTCCTATCTCCTATTTTTGATTAGAGGGCTGTATCTTCCCTcctatctcctccctcctcccccctccctcctccctcctccctcctccctcctagctcctagctccTACCTTCGAACAGCGGGCTGATCTTCCTCCAGCAGGTGATGCCCCCCTGGCTGGTGTACTGGCCCAGGGCGATCTCCAGGAAGAACACGGGAACGCCGCAGGTGAACAGGAAGATGAGGTATGGCACCAGAAAGGCCCCTGGAGCAAatagaggagataggagagaggagagaggagagagaggggaggagagaggagagaggggggaggagagaggagagaggggggaggagagaggagagaggagagagagagaggggggaggagagaggggggaggagagaggagagaggagagaggagagaggagagaggagagaggagaggagagaggagagaggagagagagagaggagggaggagagaggagagaggggggaggagagaggagagaggagagaggggggaggagagaggagagaggggggaggagagaggagggaggggttaacTCTGTTCCCCTTTCGGACCGTATCGACAGTATTAGTATGTCACAGCTGTCGCAGTATGTCACATTTAACAGTCCATTCTCAGggggtgttcacacaggcagtttttttttcaggtgcgggtggatgttttacattatattcctatgatacagggtgtttttgtaaaaacatcCTGGGTGCTTTTAAAAACACCGCTGCCAGCGGTTTTTTTTCACTGCTCTGGGTGGTTTTCAAGTTGGGATAAATTCAACTCGCCAAGAAAAAGCACCCGACGTCAGGCAGTTTTTTGACAGCTGACCAATGAACGAGAACCTACGTCACTAGGAAAAACGTTGGAAATTCAAGAATGGCGACCCAAACCAAGACGTCTTTCCCGACGGAGAAACttgttgttcttgttagtgAACATGTTGAGTTATATGACATGACCAACAAGTTATACCACAACATATATCACAAGGAGAGTATCTGGAGGACGATCGGTGGGATTTTGGGACATTATCAAACCGTAGCTCCTGAATACAACTATGAAACGCCCCGTACTGCTGCCGTCCCCGGTTTATGTCATGCACCCACAAACGGGAGGGTTCATCGTTATCCTCGTCGTTGTCATCTAACGCCAAAACAAGGGCTAATTTTCTCATCCTCGACATTGTAACCGacacactaaattcccgtaagaccactctctcccaccagtcttggctgcggactcgcatccaacttcctcttgtttgcggcggcgcttagggtaaatataaagatctgacgagaaattgacgttgctgcgctgtcctcctccttcttaattgaaggagcaggcagagaaaagctctctcctgctgtgctttcattaaaatcaaatttaaaatccccgatagtgataagacatccattatgtcgccgccggtccagagacgtgtcaggtgtgcgcgagagacataacggacacttttgttactgccatgtatacagttcattcggaacacattttaggaacagatctatgccgcatagaaatctatgcggcatagatctgccatgtaaacgcggctactgtagcGTAGTCAAACCACTTTGATACGGTAACCGATTGGCAACGTTGGCTCTAGAACATTCTGCTCTAGAATGAACTTGACAAAACCACCCTGTCAGTTTTTTAGTTGGTAAAAAACCGCCCGGGTCAggtgttttttaatataaaaaaactgcctgtgtgaacacgccCTCAGCGTTCTTTTTTTGCAATTAGATTGCAATTACCATTCGCCTGTTATCGTTATTTGTCTGATCTTGGTCCGTATTGTACACAGCTGGTCCGTTCATAATAACAGTTACAGTTTGTCTTGTATCGCAGTTAGTCTATTTTTGTCCCTgccacagtctgtcctttatcacagctgcagtctgtccttcatcacagctacagtctgtcctttatcacagctacagtctgtcctttatcacagctacagtctgtcctttatcacagctgcagtctgtcctttatcacagctacagtctgtcctgtatcacagctacagcctgtcctgtatcacagctacagtctgtccttcatcacagctacagtctgtccttcatcacagctacagtctgtccttcatcagaGCTACAGTCTcacctttatcacagctacagtctgtccttcatcacagctacagtctgtcctttatcacagctacagtctgtcctgtatcacagctacagtctgtcctgtatcacagctacagtctgtcctttatcacagctacagtctgtcctttatcacagctacagtctgtccttcatcacagctacagtctgtccttcatcacagctacagtctgtccttcatcacagctacagtctgtccttcatcacagctacagtctgtccttcatcacagctacagccTGTCCTTCGTCCCAGTTGCAGCCTATCCTTTGTCCCAGTGCGTCTCAAAGCCTCGTCTGACTGATAGCTTCCTAAACCACTGGACGCGACACACATGGTTCTGCACATGTCCTCGCATGTGGGCTGTTTATGTTGTGGGTTGTTGCAAGGAATGGAAAACAGAGAGGTCGGAGGTGGCCGTCAAACATTCAGGATGAATCCATGATCAAAGATCAACCGAGCGGTGGGCCTCTTCagtcaaggagggggggggggggggggggggggagttggaaCCTTGACGAGATGTTGGAACCTTTCGAAATTTGTGTCTGTCACTAACGGACTTAACCGGGAATTCAGCGCACAGACAAATGCACCGTCCTTTTCAGCATAAAATACCACTATTCACTATGTGTGAATCGTTTATTATATCATGCATTCTTTTCACAAGGTTAGGTTCGTACAAAGGGCCAAGACATCCTTATTTccgacctgctccttattgaGGTGTGTCTGAATTCATTGAACCGTCTGTTAAGTAACGTTTTACATTATTACAAACACAGATCATTAGAGAGGAGCTGTGTTCTTCATGCGACTAACATCTTCTCAAATCTCTCTGATTGATTGAGCTTCAATTAGGTTTCAATGGAGTTAACTAATAAGACCAAACAAGactagtatagtatagtactaGTATAGTATGATCATAATATTGCCTATATGCTATATGAATGTTAATAATTGTTGAGTCCTTAAAGGGTGACTCTCTCCAGGTGGCTGTGTAAACTCAGAGCCACAGAGATCCCCTCCTAATAGTTAACTGAGAGGTCATGAGGAAGCTTCTCAACTGCTGATTGACTCCAGACTGCATGGAGCTGAACAGAGGAGGATGGCCCCACCTCTGCTGGGTGTAGGTTAGCTGGGCAGGGTGGTCTCGTGTCCTCCCGTATCACTAACCTATAGTTTACTATTGATTATACCTGTGCACACATGCCTGTGTATACATCTCCTTGTCCGAGAGCCATAAGGCTTTCGATGTGAACGTTGATCTCTAACGAAGCTCTCCTATTGGGCGGTCAACAGCACTGGAACCTCTGTAAGGCTGTGTTCAGGGCTCCTTCTGCTAGAGAAGAGACTTAATGTATGCTTCAAATAATCCTGTATTCTCCAAGACATAAGTGTTGTACTTTCCACCACAAACTTATGCTATGACCCCTGAAAGACCTCCATAAGGATCTTACCTTATCttacctcctcttccacctctgcTCCTCAGATGATATGGATACTGTGTGTTTAAATGATTTAATCTGAGCCAAAGATAGTTTTCGGTCACAGTGTTGATAGCCAATAAGGTTTTCTGAATCTTAGTAAAGTTGAATGCCCGGTGCATCAACACGTGAAGACATGTTCTAGAAATACACATGGAGCCTGTTTTAGATCTGTGATTAGAGCCTGTTCTCAAATCAAAACAAGAGCATGTTCTAGACTCAAAACTAGAGCCTGTTCTAGCACTACACATACAGAATAGCATGTTCTGGAACTACACAAAGTGCCTGTTCTGGAACTATGACTAGAGCCTTTTCTGGAACAAAAAATGGAGCCTGTTCTAGAACTACAAATATAGCCTAATCTAGAACTAGTCTACCACTATACCCTGTGGTAGGACTACAACCAGAGCCTTATGTAGAACTACAGTTAGAGTCCATCTTTATAGAGATAGGGCCTTCACCGTTGCCCGTCGGACGAGTCTTGGTTCAGAGTCCGCTCCTCTCCACGGGACCAGCTGTTTCCGGGCCGCGATGAACCAGCAACAACAGCTGTCTGATCCCCCTTGAccctgtgacccctgacctcggCCACCCCGTAGAGGCTCAAGAGGGGGGTAGGGCAGCTACACAAGCACGGCCGCACACAACGTCTCAGAAAAAAGACTATGGATTAAACACTCGGGACAGGAAACAAAGTGATGGAGCGCAGGGAACCACTATTGACTCCCcagtcattcagcagacgctttcagTCTGACTCaatggtaaatggtctgcatttataccgcgcttttctaaccagtggccactcaaaaagcactttacaatatcgcATGCacaacattcacccgttcacgcacacattcacacaccgacggcggtgtcgaccgcgcagggcgacagccagctcgtcggtcggcagtcagggtgaggtgtcttgctcactcggaggagacgggggtcgaactagcaaccttgcgatTGATTCAGATGAGATCTAACGCCCTGAGCACCAGGCCGTCCTGGATGGGTGCGTGTTCACCCATGAAAGAAAGTCACTCCAACAACAGAGTGTCAGGGGGGGGAGCTGAACGCTCGGATCCCCCTTCTGGGTTCCTTCTCAAGGTCTGTTCCCCTGGGGAGCTGGGGGCGTCTCTCCCTTTGTCCTTTAGAGTgcttttgtggggggggggggggcattatgTGGTTCCTGCAAGGCCCCTTTCAGACTTCAACCACGATGAACGGACGCTCTAATCCAAAGCCTGTTCTTGAACTACACATATAGACTGTTCTGCAACTACAAATAGAGCCTGTTCTAGAGCCACATAGTGCCTGTACTAGAACTATTACTAGAGCATGTTTCAGAACTATGACTAGAGCCTGTTCTAGAATCCAAACCAGAGCCTCTTCTAGAGCTACACATGGAGCCCGTTCTAGAACTTCAACTCAAGCCAGTTCTGTGACTGAAAATGTAGCCTATTCTAGAACTAAAATGAAACCCTGTTCTAGGACTACAACCAGAGCCTTATCCAGAACTACAGTATAGAGTCCATCTTTATAGAGATGGGACCTTCACCGCTACCCGTCTCGGTCAGACGAGTCGTGGCTCAGTCCGCTCCTCGTCCCCGGGCCGGTTGTCTCCAGCGTCGATGGACctggaggtctgggggggtgtgggggggctcACCTCCGCCGTTCTTGTAGCAGAGGTAGGGGAAGCGCCACATGTTGCCCAGGCCGATGATGGAGCCCGCCACCGACAGGACGAACTCGATCTTGTTGCCCCACTGGCCCcgctcctccatcttctcctcgcCCTTGTCCTTCATCTTGTCCCGCGCCCGCAGACcgccggccccggggcccatgGACAGCGCCGCGCTACTGGCGTCACCTGGGGGAggcacacacgttacacactgtcccagtaacacacacaccatacaaacaaacaataatacaCACACGTTACAGACTGTACGAATA
This Gadus macrocephalus chromosome 19, ASM3116895v1 DNA region includes the following protein-coding sequences:
- the LOC132447274 gene encoding sodium- and chloride-dependent GABA transporter 2-like isoform X1, which encodes MNGDASSAALSMGPGAGGLRARDKMKDKGEEKMEERGQWGNKIEFVLSVAGSIIGLGNMWRFPYLCYKNGGGAFLVPYLIFLFTCGVPVFFLEIALGQYTSQGGITCWRKISPLFEGLGYGTQVIVALLNFYYIIVLAWGIFYLSYSFSWDLAWSSCNNTWNTVNCVEFQRRNDLINTTVDPNATSPVLEFWERRVLRISPGIDQMGSLNWDLALCLFIAWIMCYFCIWKGVKSTGKVVYFTATFPYIMLIVLLIRGLTLPGAAIGIKFYLYPDLGRLADPQVWMDAGTQIFFSYAICLGSLTALGSYNKYNNNCYKDCLYLCFLNSATSFIAGFAIFSILGFMAYEQNVDISEVAASGPGLAFIAYPRAVSMMPFSPVWASLFFIMIVFLGLDSQFVCVESLVTAIVDMYPSVFRRKNRRELFLLAVATVSFLVGLIMLTEGGMYVFQLFDYYAASGMCLLFMAIFETVCIAWVYGADRFYDNIEDMIGYRPGPYIKYCWKFFTPATCIGTFLFSIIKYTPLRYNNVYVYPWWGYFLGWLLALASIVCIPLWMVYKISTTKGTMRERIQFLVTPADDLPKTKREQQDLLAIFAPDDEGGTVNHRGYLPVAEDDTAI
- the LOC132447274 gene encoding sodium- and chloride-dependent GABA transporter 2-like isoform X2, giving the protein MGPGAGGLRARDKMKDKGEEKMEERGQWGNKIEFVLSVAGSIIGLGNMWRFPYLCYKNGGGAFLVPYLIFLFTCGVPVFFLEIALGQYTSQGGITCWRKISPLFEGLGYGTQVIVALLNFYYIIVLAWGIFYLSYSFSWDLAWSSCNNTWNTVNCVEFQRRNDLINTTVDPNATSPVLEFWERRVLRISPGIDQMGSLNWDLALCLFIAWIMCYFCIWKGVKSTGKVVYFTATFPYIMLIVLLIRGLTLPGAAIGIKFYLYPDLGRLADPQVWMDAGTQIFFSYAICLGSLTALGSYNKYNNNCYKDCLYLCFLNSATSFIAGFAIFSILGFMAYEQNVDISEVAASGPGLAFIAYPRAVSMMPFSPVWASLFFIMIVFLGLDSQFVCVESLVTAIVDMYPSVFRRKNRRELFLLAVATVSFLVGLIMLTEGGMYVFQLFDYYAASGMCLLFMAIFETVCIAWVYGADRFYDNIEDMIGYRPGPYIKYCWKFFTPATCIGTFLFSIIKYTPLRYNNVYVYPWWGYFLGWLLALASIVCIPLWMVYKISTTKGTMRERIQFLVTPADDLPKTKREQQDLLAIFAPDDEGGTVNHRGYLPVAEDDTAI